The window TATAATATTATAATGATATGATGATGTCAAGAAAAAAATATATGAGTGGAGAAATCGAAAGAATCGTCATGTCTCGAAATCATTCGTGGCACAAAGAAGCATGAAAATACACCCTAAAAAACTTATGGTTTGACTACAAGCACAGGGCAGGGAGCGTGCCCTATAACTTTTTCTGTAACGCTTCCCATGAGGAGTCTCTTTAATCCTGTCCGCCCGTGTGAGCCGAGGATTATTGTGTCAACTTTTTGTTTTTTTGCAAGGGCGGTAATTGCCTCGTATGCCACGTCTTCACGAACAAAAATCGCTGTTTTTATGCCGGATGCCTCAGCCAGTTTGCGGGCCTCCTCCACATATCCTTTTGCTTTCCTGATTAAGTCATCTGCAACCTCAGGGGCCTCAGCATAAAATTCTGCGGGGACGTCTATAACAGACAGGATATTCAGTTCCCCGCCGTATGATTTAGCGAAGTCAATTGCTTTTTCAATTGCAGCCCTGCTGTATTTTGAGCCGTCAGTGGCAACAAGGATGTTCTGCCAGCCCACAAAGGTGTCTCTCGGAATAACAAGGATGTCATTGCGGGTGTAGCCGATTACTCTTGCGGTTACGCTTCCCATAAGCGCTCTTTCAAGCCGGCGCAGTCCGCGCCTTCCCATTATTATCAGGTCGCAGTTGTTAGTTTCTGCAAGGTTAACAATCTTTTCATATGGCTCGCCTTCCTCACAGACTGTTTTTATCAAAGCTTTTTCAGTCCTTGCCGCCTCTTCAGCCTTTGAAAGGGCATCTTCGCATGGTTTTCTTATGGATGCCATGACATCTCTAACCCCGGTTAAATCAAGGTCTCCGGTGTAAGGCGGAACAACAGACACGACAGTTATCCAGCTTCCTTCATTCACAGCAAGCTTGAAGGATTCTTTCAGCGCATGGATGCTTGTTTCAGAGCCGTCAACGGCAACAAGCAGTTTTCTGTATCTCCCCAAACTACACCTTTCCGTGCTCTAAAGCCGCTCCTGCATGCTGAAGCCTCTCAACCCTGCGTCCCTGCCACATGGCTTTAAGGACTATAAAGGCGCCGAGTACAAGGGCGAAAATCATTATACCAAAACTTACATTTTTTAATGTCTTTGTTAAAGCATCGCTAAGTGTTTGTATCAGGCCAAGCTGGGACAGATAAACAGGGACCATAAGGGCGCGGCTGAAAAGGACGATAACCATGATTAATCCCATTACTACCTTTATCATATGAGGTTTAACATAGGTTGTGCCTATTGCGCCAAGCTGAATGCCGAATAAAGAACCGGCAAGGATAATCATGGCGAGGCGTATGTCAACCAGTCCGTGCATTGCGTATTTTAATGAACCGCCTAATCCCATGACAAACGCAATTACAAGTTCTGTGGCTGAAGCCATCAGGCTGGGCGCCCCGAGAACATAAATCATTGAAGGGACACCGATAAAACCGCCTACTGCAATGGTTGCTGCAAGCATTCCGGTTGCAAAACCGAGTGGAATCGTGAAGAGCACTGAAACCTTTGCATTCAGACTCTTAAAGTAAACCATTGTACCCGGAATATTTATGGATTGCACCCGGCGCGCAAGTTTTGTGAGTTTTTCTTCTTCATTGGTGTTTCCAGATTTGTAAGTTTTCCATGCATCCAGTAATACAAAACTGCCCACAATTGCAAGAATTACTACAAATGCCGCGCTGACATAGAGGTTGGACCCTGCATCGCCGAAATTTTTCTTTATATTTTCCTGTATCTGCGCGCCGTAAAGGACGCCTGCTTCTGCAGATATTCCAAGTACGATGCCGAGTTTTACATCAACCTGCCCGTATTTTGCGCGTTTAAGCGCACCGATGAGGGCCTTGGGAAATTTGTGGCACATATTGCTTGCGACTGCCACGAGTCCGGGCACTCCAAGGCTCATCATGGCGGGTGTAAGCACAAATGCGCCGCCTGAGCCGATAAATCCGCTTACAAGACCTCCGACAAATCCTACAATAAACAGGTAGGCAACAGTCATTACATCAAGATTGATGAAATTAGCTGCCTCCTTGACCATATCATGCATGTTACTTTACCTCCCTTTTCTTTTTTGCAGCCTCTACCCCAAGCACAGTCCAGAAATGTCCTGTAAATGAACCGTGGACAAACGAAAAGGCAAATGCCGTAGCTACCAGCAAAAACGCATATGCGCCTCCGTGACCAAAGTAGTTGTTAAGAAAATCCTGATTTAAAAGAAGCGCTGCATACATTCCGACTGAAATAATTCCCATGAGTGTCATTCCCGCATAGGGCTTTTTCTTTTTCTCTGACATCTCTCCTCCATCTTTCTTCATAGAATTAATTGCTTCCTACGGCTGAATTGACTGCAATCTTTGATACATATTCACCACTGGATTTTTTGCTGATTTTTTTGTGAGGGGGCTCTTCTTCCTGCATAAACTGCTTTGCCGTTTCAAATTCCCCGGCTTCGGCAAAGGTAACGGCAAACATTGCATTCTCAAATTTTTTGAATATGCTTTTGAGTGTTTTCATTTCGCTTCCTCCTTTTTAACCTGTACCTATGCCTCTGCCTTTGCAGGCGCTGACATGGCTACGACAGGTTTTGTTATGTTTTTGAGTAATTTTTTAAAGTCAACCCCTTTTTTATCGTCTGAAAGATTCGGGCTTAAAAGGACCATATCAATGAACGGCCTATTTTTAAGAAAATCCTTAATTGCCGTTATCGTGTCATTAAATGCTGTCCGGTAAATGAGCGATATGGAATTCTTCCCGCATGTTTCAACAAATTTTTTAATCTTGATTTCTGCAGCTTCTTTAATTTTTTCTTCCTGCTCATGCAGGAGCCATTTAACAGTCTCCGTATCTCCTGCCTCTGCAAATGCAACCGCAGCCATTGTGTCTTCAAGGGTGATCAATGCCTGTTTGCCGTAAACCATTAATACCGCAATCCCGGCATTAAGAGTTTTGGCAAGCTCTACCGCATAAGAAAATCCGTTATCGCAGTCTTCACCTCCCTTTGTTACAAATAAGATTTTTTCTTGCATGTATTCCCTCCTTAAATTGAACTTCTACATAGGTAATAGAAAGAAGCATGCCAGCTCATAACTTATTGGAATTAAATGGAAAGCTATTTTTTGACGCTTAAATTATTGTTTCAAATATGAACGCAGGTGAACGGTTTTATCACTAACATCATGAAAGGAGTTATAGATTTAATTACCTTGCAGACTTTTTGTTGAGGAGGAATTTTTACGAAAAAAACTTTACGTTGAAGGAAGATAATGGAATCTAATGCTTCGGAATGTTATTACTTTTTAAGTATCCGCCAGAGGCTTGTCCTTGAGATGCCCAGAAGGTCAGCCGCTTTTGCTCTGTTGTTCTCCACAAACTCAAGCACTTTTTCTGCATATTCTTTATTTATCTCGTCAATTGTTTTTATTTTTTTAGGGGTGATTGTTTCAACCTGAAATAACTTTATGCTCTGGGGAAGGCTCTCAGGCATTATACGGGAGGTTTTCTCCAGAATAAGGGCCCGCTCAATAATATTTTCAAGCTCCCTGACATTGCCCGGAAAATTATATGCCATGAGCATATCTATCGCTTCTTTGCCGAAACCGCTTATCTTTTTATTTACCTTTTTAGAATGTTTTTCTAAAAAATGATTGCTGAGCGGGACAATATCTTCCCTTCTTTCCCGTAGCGGAGGTATATGAATATCCATGACATTGAGCCTGTAAAATAAATCCTCTCTGAACTTTCCGTCGGATACGAGCGTATTGATATTCTGATTTGTTGCGGCAATGAACCTTACGTCAACCTTGATTTGCCTTGTGCCGCCTACGCGCAGGAATTCTTTATCCTCAATTACCTTAAGCAGTTTTGCCTGCAGGGCTGTTGACATCTCCGCTATCTCATCAAGAAATAATGTGCCGGTGTTTGCAATTTCAATAAGTCCCTGTTTAGTGGCGACGGCGCCGGTGAAGGCCCCTTTTTCATGTCCGAAAAGTTCGCTTGCAAGAAGTTCTTCCGTAAAGATTGCGCAATTTACCGCCAAAAAAGGTTTTTCTTTGCGGGGACCTGTGTAGTGGATGAGCTTTGCTATAAGCCCTTTGCCTGTGCCGCTCTCTCCGGTCAGCAAGACATTGCAGTCAGAATTTGTTATGCTGTTTACAATCTCTACCACCCTTTTTATCACCCTGCTTTTTGCTATGAAAGGGTAATCCCTGCCTATCCCCAGAGAAACTTTAAGGGCTATGTTTTCTTTTTGTAAGGTTTTTTTTTCCTGAATTTTTTTGATTTTAAGGCTCAGCTCATCCAGATTAAAGGGCTTGGTGATGTAGTCAAATGCGCCTTTTTTCATTGCCTCAACCGCAGATTCAATACTGCCAAAACCTGTGATTATTATTACATCAGTGGCGGGATAGTTGTCTTTTACCTTGCCGAGAAGCGTTATGCCGTCCATGCCGGGCATTTTTATGTCGGCAATGAGAATGTCAAACTCCTCTTTCTCAAGTTTATTGAAGGCTTCAATGCCGTTTTTTACGCCTGTTACGGCATAGCCCTCTTTTTCCAGAGCATACTTAAGGTGTTTTAGTGTTATCTCTTCGTCTTCTGCAATCAGGATATTAAGGTTCATTGTTCTTTCGGCAGTATTATAGTGAAAGTAGTTTTCTTGTCAGGTTCGCTCACGACATCTATTTTACCATTATGCTTTTTTATTATGTTGTAAGCAATCGCCAGTCCTAACCCTGTGCCTTTTTCCTTTGTGGTAAAAAACGGGTCAAAAATTCTTGATATATCTTTCGGCTGGATGCCCCTGCCTGTGTCAGTGATTTTAATTTGTACGCCGGTGTTGACGGCATCCATTCTGATATCCAGCAAGCCCTTGCCTTCCATCGCATCAACGGCATTGATGAAAAGATTTATAAAGACCTGCTCCATGAGATGCCTGTCTGCAGGGAGTTCAATGTTTTCAGGGGCAGCAAGATTGTACTGTACATCTGACATCTCGCCCGACGTCTGCATTTGATTAAGCACGTCATGGACCAGATGGACTATGTTGATTTTTTTGAGTTCAGGGCCTTTTTCCCTGGCAAACTCAAGGAGGTCGCTGACTATCCTTTTCACCCGGAGCGTTTGCGAAGCAATGTCCCTGACGCTTTCAGTGATTACTTCAGGGCAGGCTTCCGACTCTATTACCTGGTCTATTTCTTTTGATAATATCTGAGACGCAAGGTAAATATTATTAAGCGGGTTGTTAAGTTCATGGGCCACCCCGGATGCAAGCGTTCCTATGGATGCCAGTTTCCTGCTTTGGAGCAGTTCCTCATTTTTTCTGTTAAGCTCCTCATCCCGTGCAATCAGATCTGCCTTCATTTTGTTAAAGGTCTTAATCAGCAAGCCTATCTCGTCCTGTTTTTCCGGAATTTTCAGAGATGAGAAGTGCCCTTTGCCTGTCTCTTCAATTGCATCGGAAAGAATTTTCAGGCGCTTCACAGTGCTCTGACTTATCCCGAACAACGCCCACAACCCCACAAAAATAAACATCGGGAAAAGGATTAATGCCGTGGTCTGCGATACGACCATTGCTTTGTCTACCTTTTCTCTTGCCGACTTATCCATGTCATTAGATATGGTCAGTATTTCTTCCCCGTCTTTTCTTATGGCGGTCATCTCGGTATTCAATTCCTGAAGGTTTTTAATTATTGAATCCTCTTCACGCAGTAAAAAGGTCTTTTTTAAAAGTTCTGCGGTTATGATAGGGCGTTCAA of the Nitrospirota bacterium genome contains:
- a CDS encoding universal stress protein, translated to MGRYRKLLVAVDGSETSIHALKESFKLAVNEGSWITVVSVVPPYTGDLDLTGVRDVMASIRKPCEDALSKAEEAARTEKALIKTVCEEGEPYEKIVNLAETNNCDLIIMGRRGLRRLERALMGSVTARVIGYTRNDILVIPRDTFVGWQNILVATDGSKYSRAAIEKAIDFAKSYGGELNILSVIDVPAEFYAEAPEVADDLIRKAKGYVEEARKLAEASGIKTAIFVREDVAYEAITALAKKQKVDTIILGSHGRTGLKRLLMGSVTEKVIGHAPCPVLVVKP
- a CDS encoding sulfite exporter TauE/SafE family protein; translation: MHDMVKEAANFINLDVMTVAYLFIVGFVGGLVSGFIGSGGAFVLTPAMMSLGVPGLVAVASNMCHKFPKALIGALKRAKYGQVDVKLGIVLGISAEAGVLYGAQIQENIKKNFGDAGSNLYVSAAFVVILAIVGSFVLLDAWKTYKSGNTNEEEKLTKLARRVQSINIPGTMVYFKSLNAKVSVLFTIPLGFATGMLAATIAVGGFIGVPSMIYVLGAPSLMASATELVIAFVMGLGGSLKYAMHGLVDIRLAMIILAGSLFGIQLGAIGTTYVKPHMIKVVMGLIMVIVLFSRALMVPVYLSQLGLIQTLSDALTKTLKNVSFGIMIFALVLGAFIVLKAMWQGRRVERLQHAGAALEHGKV
- a CDS encoding sigma-54-dependent Fis family transcriptional regulator — encoded protein: MNLNILIAEDEEITLKHLKYALEKEGYAVTGVKNGIEAFNKLEKEEFDILIADIKMPGMDGITLLGKVKDNYPATDVIIITGFGSIESAVEAMKKGAFDYITKPFNLDELSLKIKKIQEKKTLQKENIALKVSLGIGRDYPFIAKSRVIKRVVEIVNSITNSDCNVLLTGESGTGKGLIAKLIHYTGPRKEKPFLAVNCAIFTEELLASELFGHEKGAFTGAVATKQGLIEIANTGTLFLDEIAEMSTALQAKLLKVIEDKEFLRVGGTRQIKVDVRFIAATNQNINTLVSDGKFREDLFYRLNVMDIHIPPLRERREDIVPLSNHFLEKHSKKVNKKISGFGKEAIDMLMAYNFPGNVRELENIIERALILEKTSRIMPESLPQSIKLFQVETITPKKIKTIDEINKEYAEKVLEFVENNRAKAADLLGISRTSLWRILKK
- a CDS encoding HAMP domain-containing protein, which translates into the protein MSLKKKIILGFLTSSIIIVVIMIFGFVSFIEIRKEIHYLELSDNLRSKSLQLRRHEKNFFLYMDVSAVEKVHTYLNDIKLLLNQGKSAYKNNYLLVLEKKIDEYEQKFNHIEAIFYEVRDRLAKLKPLNSRYSVFFELIESTFFERPIITAELLKKTFLLREEDSIIKNLQELNTEMTAIRKDGEEILTISNDMDKSAREKVDKAMVVSQTTALILFPMFIFVGLWALFGISQSTVKRLKILSDAIEETGKGHFSSLKIPEKQDEIGLLIKTFNKMKADLIARDEELNRKNEELLQSRKLASIGTLASGVAHELNNPLNNIYLASQILSKEIDQVIESEACPEVITESVRDIASQTLRVKRIVSDLLEFAREKGPELKKINIVHLVHDVLNQMQTSGEMSDVQYNLAAPENIELPADRHLMEQVFINLFINAVDAMEGKGLLDIRMDAVNTGVQIKITDTGRGIQPKDISRIFDPFFTTKEKGTGLGLAIAYNIIKKHNGKIDVVSEPDKKTTFTIILPKEQ